TTCTTTGGACTCATAGAGTCGTTTGCTCAATGTCCTTAAACtcaaaaattaagaattttattaatttcaaaaattaataaaatttcaaggctttttaaatttcaaaaattaagaattttattaatttcagaaattaataaatttcaaggctttttaaatttcaaaaattaatttttgaaaattaatcaTAGCAttgttgaaaattaatttttataactcTATAGCATACTCTCgctttttaaatttcaaaaattaatcattttcatttattaaattaattaattttctagataagcaaaaacttgtgtgagacggtctcacgggtcgaatttgtgagacggatctcttatttgagttatccatgaaaaagtataattttttatgctaaaagtattattttttattcgcAGATTAGTATCCATGAGACGATATCACATTGAGACGGTCTCTTCTAGATTTTTTTAAAGGTGTATTACTAAATTTTATGCAATTCCAGGCTCCTAGGATTAAACAATTAAACGGAAACAGACTATAAAGCAAAGTATAAATTGGTTCAACAGTTagaaatttgaatttgaattcgTGAATTGTTTCAAAATCCCTAATCTGCGAATCCGCAATATCTCTCTCCCTAGTGATCGTGGATCATCATGACGGCGGCACAGCCACCATCGACCGGCCGCGAACTTGAAAACCCTCCGACGGACGGCATTTCCAATCTGCGTTTCTCCAACCACAGTGACCACCTCCTCGTTTCGTCATGGGACAAGGTTTTATTTAGCGGTTCCTCGTCACTTAACTTTCGATATTTTTTTGCTATAAATGCtggttttatatattttatagattttatgTGGGTTGTCAGAGTGTTCGATTGTACGATGCGAGCGCCAATGCTCTGAGAGGAGAGTTTATGCACGGAGGTCCGGTGCTTGATTGTTGTTTCCATGATGATACATCTGGGTTCAGTGCTTGTGCAGATTTTACTGTTAGAAGGTGATTTCAGTTCTGATTTTTCAATTATTGACCTTTTGGAGATAATAGACAAGTTTGATTTGGTCAAGTATCATTTGGCTTGTAGAAGCCTGCTTTGTATTTAATCTAATTACATCTGATGAATTTTTTGGCATGGCTTGACTTTGAGCTCCAAGAATGCTGAACTTGTTCTGCTTGATTTTACTATCTATGTATTTATTAGCCTTGTTTTGTGATTCAACGATGCTTATAGAGACTGCTTTTTATGCTCCAGGCTTGTATTCAACTACAACAGGGAGGATATTTTAGGGAGGCACGAAGCTCATGTTCGCTGTGTTGAGTATTCTTATGCAACTGGTTGGTCTTCCAATAATTTGTTCATTGCTACTATGCGTAGAACTTCCTTTATAGCTCCAATAGAATTTCCTAGACTTTTTTTGGACTATTTTTGATAGCTTGAAATATTGTTATATCAGGAAAACTCTGCCGAGTAAGCTCCCTGGTCTCGTTGCTTTATACTAGGCAGTACTTTAATATCATATCTTTAAGTGAATGTACCCTCATGTTCCTctctttgttaaaaaaaatttaacttgATCGAAAAAGATGTAAGCAGAAAAGACTTGACAttacattaaaatatttttcctttacaaATATCATGTTTCGAGTTTGCTTCATTCGACCTGTTCAAAACTCTTAACAATCACCATAGTAGTTTTGCTTATGAACTGTCCTTTTCAGCAGTAAAAGATTTTCCTCCCAGATTTTTCAGCGTGAATTTGGTATTTCTAGTTAGATGTATGCAACATTTTCTTGTGATAGGGTACTTGACTGTAGTATTATTTCCACATTACTGTGATCCAGTGTGCCACATACTTAGAGATATTTTTTGTTCATTATCCATAAATATTACTTTGAAATTATTCTAGGCCAAGTTATCACTGGTAGTTGGGACAAAACCTTAAAGTGTTGGGACCCTCGAGGTGCAAGTGGTCAAGAACACACTCTTGTGGGTACATACTCTCAACCTGAGCGTGTTTATTCTATATCGCTTGTTGGCAATCGATTGGTTGTTGCAACTGCTGGAAGACATGTAAATGTCTATGATCTTCgaaacatgtctcaacctgagcaGCGAAGGGAATCTTCTTTGAAATATCAAACAAGATGTGTTCAGTGCTATCCCAATGGAACAGGTGCtgttctcatcttactgtattTTGCGGTGATGTTGTCTAAAGTTTCTCTTTATTTTCTTTCAGACTAGCTTGTTTCATAATAGTCTTGGAACCTCTTTCCTAGGGATTACATGAGATCTCGCCATAATATGCAAATATTCGACTACGGTCATTGTTTTTGTCATATGTGTACTTTCTGATTCTCACTGAAACTTTAAATTTGCAGGTTATGCTCTTAGCTCTGTTGAAGGTCGAGTTGCAATGGAGTTTTTCGATCTCTCTGAGGCTGGTCAATCCAAAAAGTATGTATCATCTTGCACTATTTAGGCCGGCTTAGATCTTTTTTCTGGTTATAAGTAGATTTTCAAAACAACGAAGACGGTGTAGTAGAATGTGTTTGATCTCCAACATTCCTTTATAATCAGAATCTGTAAGGTGTTTTATTGCTTCTTTGCAAAGAGTAGGTCCCCTTTGTTGATGGTCTGTATTCCAGGTATGCATTTAAATGCCATCGGAAATCAGAAGCAGGAAGGGATATTGTCTACCCTGTGAATGCCATTGCATTCCACCCAATGTAAGTTATCCTGCAGTTGATCTTTGTTCTTTTTGTTTCACTGTCTTCGGATCTGAGCTATCAAGTTTACTCAATTGGTCTTATATTACATGCTAATTAAAGAAATTGCTGTGCGCACAAGAATTAAACGTTTCTGTACTGTTAGACGCTAAAGCATTCTTGGATCATCATGATCAACAATCCTTATGAGATGGTTGGACTATCAAATCGAATTATTTGTCACAATACTCGGAAAAAGTGGTTTGAGTTAGTTAATTGCATAACTGGGATCAATGATGATATTGTTTTGTTCTGCTGCTAAATACTACTTTCCCCTTATTTCTTATTCCAACATTTAAACTGTAGCTATGGCACTTTTGCAACTGGAGGTTGTGATGGTTATGTCAATGTTTGGGATGGAAACAACAAAAAGAGGTTGTATCAGGTAAGAACACGATCACACCTAGTTTTTATAGCCTTCGTCTTGTTGCAATGCTACATGGAGAttgattctatatttgttgctTCCTGTTTGATATGAAGTACACGAAGTACCCAACAAGCATTGCAGCTTTGTCCTTTAACAGAGATGGAAGACTCCTAGCTGTTGCATCTAGTTATACCTATGAAGAGGGAGAAAAACTGTAAGACTAACTGATGATGTTTAGGCCTCGTTTTCTGTCTGTCTGTTTCTTGATCCTAACATGCTTCTCATATCTTTAATTCATATTGTTTTGCAGCCATGAACCCGACGCTATATTTGTCCGCAGTGTGAATGAAGTAGAAGTTAAACCAAAGCCAAAAATGCTTCCCAGTCCTGCTGCGTGAGTGAATCAAGATTCGCTAGTTCAATGATATTTTTGAACAAGTTTGTATTTGTGGCGATTTCAGCAAACGATCTCTGCTTTTAATCATATTCTTATTGATTATTTCTGAACGATGAGTTGGATTTGCgttgaaatattttgaatgtgcTCTGTTACATTTAATATTTTCGTGCAATATGATGCTACTGTTAGCCTTATCTTCAATCGACATTCAAGACCTTTTTGTGTCCTTTACATGCTCTGTAAAAATTCGACTTTTTTATTAGGTAAATCCCACTATACAATGAAGTTAAATAAAAAACATCGAAAATTACATCCAACCAATATACTTCAGTACTAAACATTCGAAGAAAATAAATCAGAGAAGAATGAAAAAACCGGCTTCCACAATCAGACATAAAATCAGCTGAAGTATGAGCCGTTTTGTCCGTTGATCTACGAGCAAAAACAAACGCAAAAATAGTTCCGAAGCTAAGAACCTAAATACTCTAAAATAAAACTCATTCCAGAAATATCAGGACAATCCTtctccatttttttttcttgaaaaaaagaagaaaaagagtTGGCttgttatttttttcatttgaaTTGCAATAATGGGATCGACCATTGGAATCTGCTGTTTGTGATATTGAACTCATGTCTTCGATGGGTTGTTATTCACTGGGTTGTGCTGTGATTTGGAACTTGTTGCTGGATTTAGTTGTCACCGTTTATGGAACATTAGTTGGCCTGTTAGGTTGTCTTTTTACCATCAGTGCTACATCACTGCCACGTCAAAAGTTAAAAACctcattatttttaaacttttccACCCCAATCATAAACCCCAAAACACAATTTTTGTAGACCTCACTATCAAATCACACATTCATCTACTCATTTTAATTTACTATCTTTATTTTTTACTTTCACTGACTaaatatatatttgtactaATCAATTTAGTTTTATAtgcctatttatagccaaaaatggaataattattatttttattaatttttgaatgaaataaaaaaaattatgaaaaaaaaagaatcaaAATGCATGCAAAAAGGAATGAACAATTATATCAGTTTGTGTGGGCTATATATcaaactaaaaaaataaaaaaaaaaacaaaaacaaaaatttggcaCAACTTTTTGTATTGCGGTGGGACCCacacaataaacatggtttaaAACCATAGACCATGTTTATCCTATAAACCTTGAACCTACAATTTTCAATGCAATGTTTTTTGTTTGGTAAGGTTTATTTTATAAACCTCATGCCATGAATCTCTCGTTGGAGGTGCTCTTAGGAGCTCTTATGAATCTGAAATTTTGATGGAACAAGAAATTTTTGATCTTATAACTTAATCCATAATAACTTCAGCACTGAATCCACAAACATCTGCGAGGTCCATAATACTGTGATCCATCGAAAGTTCGATTATTTCTTAACAAACTCCACATCATTGGATCATCCCTCGTTTCTCCATTCCTTAAACTTAAAAATAGTGATGCTATCAATATACCATCAGTTTATTATCAGTATATATATCATTACTTTTTATCATCTTACCTTACAAGTCAAGCTCAGAAATAATTTTGAGAATGGATTAAAAAAATGCATTCGatagttataaaaaaaataatagtaataTATTCACCACCCGAAACCTCGAAACAAACcccggcaaaaacttgtgtgaaacggtctcatggGTTGTATTTGTGTGactgatctcttatttggatcatcaatgaaaaagtttattttttatgttaagagtattattttttattgtgaatatagataAGGTTGACCTGTCACACGATTAAAattcgtgagacgatctcacatgagactcagtCCCCCTCCTCCCATTGTCCAATTCCATAAAAGGGTTATAAGATAACGTTGGAAAACGATGTCTCAAAtatgtaaaataattttttatgcccTTTTTCATATACGAGTTGATCAAGGTTTGTTTGGGAGAGGCATACAACAATCAAGGCTCGATTTTATATTAAAACAAATAACAATTTACGAGGCAGTTGGCTACGATTGATTGAGGTACAAGcaaatattatgatttttttcctttctttttttctaatttttttttttaaaattaattgctGCAGCTGACCATCAGAGTAGGCTGTTGCACAGCTCAAAGTCTAACTAGCCTTTTTCATTAATGCCTTCTGAACCCTATTCCTTATATATTTTAACTGATAATTTTGATATCTAATAATTGAACGTCACTTCATCGACATTCATATAAACGTATGTAGTGAGTATAGATCATATAAAAAATCTTAACGGAGAAACTGGACTCTGAGTTATAGGAAGAAATTTAAGGATACACATTACTTTCTTACAATGTTTTAACTAGGGGTGTTGTACTGTATCTTATCGTATCGAAAATCATATATCGTATCAAAAATTACggtataaaaaaattcataccAATATCGTATCGAAATTTTTGATGCATGTAACTAGTATACCGAAATTGTATGGTATACCGAGATTTCGGTACAATATCGGTATATACGGTTTTATACCGAAAAAAaccttatattttaaaaattttaaaaatttattgttttaaaatattatatattttgaaatttttgtatattttttcggtatttcggtattccggtatataccgaaattttCAAATTGTATATCGTTACTGTACCGAAAAATTCGGTATTGTTGCCGTACTAcagaaattttcggtataccgaaaaattCGGTAAATTCGACGATTTTTCTGTACAATAATCTCGATATAACGAAAATTCGATATTTTTTCTCACCCTTAGTTTTAACATTTCATACACatgaatattttaattttctttttctaatTTATATCAAAGCCAGACTATtggaattaaattttttttttacccaTATCAAATTATTAAAAGAGTGTTTACAACATCTATAAAAAAAGGGAAAtgattatataaatttattaaaaaaatacataaatcaatttttttaggGATTGAAAACGATATCTGAACCGACAGTTAAATGGAATCAAATTCTCCCTGTTGAAATCGACCGTAGTTTGCTATTTTGACACGTGGCACAGTGTTTAAGTGGTGATTTAAGACATTTTTTAATGCTAATTAACGTAATTAATCATGTGAAATATGTGGCTGCAGGGAAAACCACATAGTCTACTTCCATAAAATCAAAGATacccaagaaaattttaaaaattcatggGTTAGTGGGGGTACTACCCCACCCCctcgatttttttatttaacagaatattaaaatagaaatgaaaaaaaaaaagtgaaataaaaacaaaaaaaaatattttattttttggtttaTTGTTTCGAATCTCAAATTCTAAATTAGAATaaaaagatttcaaatctcgAGTCCTATTTATTTTCTTGTCTCTCTTACAAGACAATCTAActcaataattttttaaaaataaaattgtattttatcttttaaatatgttttatgatgaattttggcaaaaacttctgtgagacggtctcacggatcgtattttgtgagatagatctcttatttagatcatcaataaaaaaatactattttttatgctaaaagtattactttttattgtgaatatcagttgagttgactcgtctcacagataaagattcgcgaGAGCGTctcacataaatatatatatataaaaaatttcattGAAATATTACGAAAATTAGCGAAAATGTGCTATGTACCCATTAtgaataattttatatataatggtTTCAGAAATCtaagtttaaattaaaaaaaattaataaatttcgaatttcGACGTACACTTTGCCCATAAATACCTATCCACTGTGTAGCCATGTGAATTTATTTGTCCCTATGAATTTAAATTTTGCAGTCTTCAACGCTATAAATTAGCACAATTATTGAGCtataaattcaagaaaactaatttttttaattttatttttaggctAAAACTGCATTTGCCACAAGTTTTGGGGCAGTTTGTGCACAAATGTAGGGGGGAGTAGATGCCAATTTCAATTTTTAGGGGTATAATTTGCAAATAAAACAAATTGTGATGGGATGGCTATTCAAATTTATCGAGTATCCAGTGACCAACAAAGGTTCGTATTGAATTCAAATTCCTACCTAAACTTGTAAGAATTTATCCAACCAACGTatcttattattttaaattgatatcaTCATGTGTACCTAAGTCTTAACTTGGTGTTTAATAATATATGGATTTAAGTGTATGTGTCGATAAGTCGATATCCGTTCGAATGTATTTTGTTTTATATCGGACATAAAAAATTTCTATGATGTGTAGAGCAATCGAAACATAATGCTTAAATcagttatttaaaaaatttgagtcaCATCTTTACCATATATCAACTATAATTTTTGGTTAGTTACAAATGTTTGAtcctaaaattttataaaaagcTACAAACGATTATATGTcattcaaatatttgaaattgtaCTAATCAAACATTAATTTTAGAATACTCTATCGGTTATGTCATGTTCTCAACTTTTTGTTTTCGATTTAAAATTTGTTGTATAATACTTTTAGTACccgttatttttttaaatataatataacgTGTATgctgggtgcaataattgtctcggTTTGGTAGAACGATCGAACTGtagtgcttgagctgttgtgcggttcaaaagatttgagttgcaccattaccaccagctatagcttttggtaaagcgacaacGCTCGATCCTACAATTAGTATCATATTCAATGTCACAtattcgattctcattgattgcaaagaGTACAATTATTGGGAGATAGATTGTTAGATGCAATAATCGTCCTAGTTTGTTAAAGTGATTGAACCGTGATGCTTGAACTGTTGTGCGGttaaaaagatttgagttgtatcattAACATCAATTATAGTTTTTAATAAAACGATAAACAATCGATCCTACAATGTATCGATAGGAAGAAATTGTATGTGACAACTAGATAAAGAACTTGGGTGCAACAATATTTTGTATAGTTTCCAATCACTATCATACTGCTTCATGtaaataattatcatattatctttattatgaataatatatataatatgtcgTTTTCACaaaaattatatacatatatatatatatgtgtgttttttaatattaataatagcACAGTTCATCTTTTAAACCACGTCATTATCCAAATATCAAATCTTGAATTATCTtttgctaaaaaaaattaataaaagatgcaaataatatttcaatcgTCACCTATTTTCGGGGGAAAAAATGTCTGGATTGCATGGAAGTGTCAGCATGTGGTGGGTCAAAGTTGGACAGTTTTTGGGACATATTTACAGACAagttttataatattatttatctatttttaaaatattactgAATGACCTTTTCATGTCTTTGTTTTTGAGggttttacatatatatatttataaaatgattgacttgatttatatttaaaataaaagtaataattttgatataaaaattcatatattttaatgaatcatatcaaatattatatttgtttcaaaaattaatttctcttaataattaataattttcaacAGCATGTGGATGAAGATGAATCCGTTGACTAACTTGAGTGAAAATCCAATTAAtccaatattttttatttagaaaaatgcatgattataatCAACAGTATTTTGCATGGATGTTCCCACTGTTTAAAAATAAGAATGATATTAGGACAAAAATATGACGAATTATTTCTGAAGAAATGCCACTAACTGTACAGATTCTGAAGTAGAAATAATACTATATATTGGAACTTTTAATTTATCCGGCGCAACTTGTGCtggcctatatatatatataatatgattgTCACCCATTCAAATCTAGTTATcttctttaaaatatattaattgtaTCGATTAATATATGTAAAGACTAGTCTTTTGTGGGACGgttttacgaatctttatctgcgagacaggtcaactctaccgaATCTTTATCTGCGAGACAGATCAACTCTACGGATGATCAAAATAAGagatgtatcacaaaatacgacctgtgagaccgtctcacacaaatttttgcctatatACAAATTGATTTCCATTGGAGTTTATAAATGTATTTTTGACTGGGAAACATATCCGAACTCAAATTGGCTCGAATTTTCTTTCAGGCTTATAGTTCTCAAATTGTTgagtttaaaaatttatataaagtTTAGCTCAAAGTACGTATTTCAAATTACATGAAACGTGACAATTATAAAACATGTCGTTTGTTGAGTTTCGAACTCGAAATTTAacttaaaatataaaagtttggTATTAGATGAACTACAAATCACATAAACTACAAGATATGACTGGATTTGTGCACCGAATCTTTTTTGTTTATTAACTTTAAGCTCTCGTTTTCACCTTAGTTGCTTTTGCGAACTTTGGACATAAACTACAAGATCGGATTGGATTTGAGTACCGaatcttttttatttattcacGTTAAGTTTTCATTTTCACCATAATTGCTTTTGCGAACTTCCACAGTTCATTAAAAGAGAGGGGAGGTAACGGACCAATTCATTACTCAACTTTAAAGAAGAGAGGGAGCAAGAAAGCTGCGTGTCAGCGAAGCGTGCTTCACGTAGCAAATAATCTTGTCTTGATATCAACCAACTGATTAAAAACAATTTCCTTTTCTAAGTACGCGGAGCTCAAGAGAAAAAGGGTTTTGCCCCACTTTGTTGTGAAATCTCCAGCCAAAAAATCTT
This region of Primulina eburnea isolate SZY01 chromosome 14, ASM2296580v1, whole genome shotgun sequence genomic DNA includes:
- the LOC140813099 gene encoding mitotic checkpoint protein BUB3.1, whose translation is MTAAQPPSTGRELENPPTDGISNLRFSNHSDHLLVSSWDKSVRLYDASANALRGEFMHGGPVLDCCFHDDTSGFSACADFTVRRLVFNYNREDILGRHEAHVRCVEYSYATGQVITGSWDKTLKCWDPRGASGQEHTLVGTYSQPERVYSISLVGNRLVVATAGRHVNVYDLRNMSQPEQRRESSLKYQTRCVQCYPNGTGYALSSVEGRVAMEFFDLSEAGQSKKYAFKCHRKSEAGRDIVYPVNAIAFHPIYGTFATGGCDGYVNVWDGNNKKRLYQYTKYPTSIAALSFNRDGRLLAVASSYTYEEGEKLHEPDAIFVRSVNEVEVKPKPKMLPSPAA